In a genomic window of Ignavibacteria bacterium:
- a CDS encoding T9SS type A sorting domain-containing protein, producing the protein MYRPLLLGLITILLSVSATAQQPLDARSLPSPSKQFSRTISDPTGIVPGPGGVGLTWDFRNLRLGAQQIQSYLSLQELPPAVRDSFPSAQVGIRIDTTLSLYATVGKYFRLIGVVTPNTQLTVTTDPYDTRPTEIVYSGRLIDAHKAVIRVGGGSGPTINRFGQTAVEYDGFGTLILPKATYSNVARITTTGTTMDTLVVGAVTTVVRRATRRTTYQVFNSDTSLLEIEESTTSTSRNGQQVGQPVTQRSVIYYGWESTTGVDEDGSKNLVVSPNPSNGSVVNINGFDGEVASIGVFDITGSRIDGASWSRYGSGLRISLPNLGTGSYVVTLERGDGSVRVMPITVLR; encoded by the coding sequence ATGTATCGCCCCCTACTCCTTGGTCTGATCACTATCCTGCTGTCGGTCTCAGCTACTGCCCAGCAGCCGCTCGACGCACGGTCACTGCCTTCGCCGAGTAAACAGTTCTCTCGCACAATTTCCGATCCTACTGGGATCGTTCCCGGACCTGGCGGAGTTGGGCTTACGTGGGACTTCCGGAATCTTCGTCTGGGCGCGCAGCAGATCCAGTCGTATCTGTCCTTGCAAGAGCTGCCGCCGGCCGTGCGCGACTCATTCCCGTCGGCCCAGGTAGGCATCCGCATCGATACAACACTGTCGCTTTATGCAACGGTAGGCAAGTATTTCCGCCTGATCGGCGTAGTGACCCCAAACACACAACTCACGGTCACCACAGACCCATATGATACCCGCCCTACAGAGATCGTCTACTCTGGCAGACTCATCGATGCCCACAAGGCAGTGATCCGCGTAGGGGGCGGTTCTGGACCAACGATCAACAGATTTGGTCAGACCGCTGTTGAATACGATGGATTCGGAACGTTGATCCTGCCAAAGGCTACGTATTCGAATGTGGCTCGGATCACAACAACGGGCACTACAATGGACACGCTGGTGGTTGGAGCGGTCACGACGGTAGTTCGGAGGGCAACACGACGCACCACGTATCAGGTCTTCAACAGCGACACGTCGCTACTTGAGATCGAAGAATCCACCACTTCCACCTCGCGTAATGGCCAGCAAGTTGGACAGCCAGTAACACAGAGGTCAGTGATCTACTACGGATGGGAATCCACAACCGGCGTTGATGAAGACGGATCGAAGAACCTCGTTGTCTCACCCAATCCATCGAACGGTTCTGTTGTGAACATCAATGGGTTCGATGGAGAAGTTGCTTCGATCGGTGTCTTTGATATCACAGGATCCCGCATCGATGGAGCATCTTGGTCGCGTTATGGCTCAGGCCTGAGAATCTCACTGCCGAACCTCGGCACCGGATCCTACGTGGTCACTCTCGAACGAGGTGATGGTTCGGTTCGTGTAATGCCGATAACAGTTCTGAGGTAA